The DNA sequence CTTCTCCATTTGACGCTCCATTGGCAACAGTCGATATGGTTTCTTCTGTTGTGAGCATGCTTAAAGATGCACTGGAAACGAAGAAGCTTGGTAGACAAGTTGATGGTGAAACTTTAGAAGGAAGTTCTTATGGGCTTTTAAATGTTCAACCAGAAGGAAATAGAATCTGTAATCAAGATGCCACAGATCAGGTTCTCTGGCCACCCAACACATTTGATTTTGTATCCTCCATTCATGAGCAAAATTCAAGAAACTCAAAATTTGAGAAGCCCTTGGAACTAAACATGGACGGATTTGTTCCTCCAGCAAATCAATTCCGAACTGCCACAATCTCACAAGAACCATCACAGAGTGGATCATCAACTGCTGTGCCAACGCTTTCAACCGGCTTTGAAGTATGTGATGATCTTTCCAACTCAACACAAACTATTTCTGTTTGTGAGAGTTCCAAAAAGCATACCGGAAATGGAAATTTGAATCATAAGACTAGAGGTCTGTCGCAATTTTTATGACTGCAATTCACAGTTTTGGTTGATCAAGCACTTCCAGTACTTCTTTAGCTTTTCTTGCATATACTTCTGAATTTCTGTACATATGCACATCCAAACCTAGAAGTCTGGAATCAGATCCTGCATATAAATTAAATAGATCTTGATATAATCTTCTACAGTGGAGATTTACTGAAAACTAACTTGTGTGAGCACTAACTTTAATTGATCTCAAAAGACAATATTGCTTTTTTACCCATTACAAGTAGTATAAATGTATATCCTTGGACAATTCGTGATTTAATTTCATTGCAGAAAACAGAGAAAAAATGCTACAAAGCAACTTCAAGGATGATAGGAAGGTATGTACTCTGATAgcaagataaaaataattttcttggtaAAAGCATTATTTACTTTTTATCACTCAATCATTTGGCCTCTATTTACTTTTTCAGAAAGGAAATCCAGTTCTGATGGGATCAGTTTCCTCAGGAGTTTTAGGTACCTTTTAACAAATTCTCATTATTTTCGCAGCTCCTTGCCTACTCTTGGCATCTATTCTGTGGAATATCTTTATGTAGATCATTCCGAACTATATGACAAAAatgatcttcatcttcatcttcatctcatATATAGGCTTATATGATTCGTACAGTTCTTGATCCATCATCTGAGGTTTGGTCATTTAAAGATAGCCCGATTATGTGGAGATGATCCTATTCCACAATTTTTTTTCACATCTTAATGATACTTGAGATAGCTCATTGCTTATAATTTGTTTTATTTCACATGACTTAGTTTATTTGTATTCTAGTCTTAAATCTTAACCAGAAAAGTGTTATGCAGAAGACAAGGGTGATTCTACAAAGAAACGCAGGGTTGAGCGCTCACGAAAGTACGTATCCTATAACTTGAATGCCTGTTATCATATCCTTGTTTGTAAAAGCTTTGCTAAAAGAATCGTCTATTTCTTGATACTGTAGTAACCCTAAGTTACATTTGCTAAAATTAAGGTCTTAAATTTCCAGATGTCTTTTAAGCATGAAAAACTTTTGGGGGTACTTTCAAACCATGAAATTGTATCTTCTGGTTGAgtctttcaacaattttgagtacAGCACAAGGGATTTGCAATCTCTCACAAGACATGATATCACCAAAGGCCACACATGTTTTCTTGCTTCCCCTTTTATCTCCACAGGACTTTGGAAGCTTCAGTAAACATGGATGTAATTGTGCTTTTCTCTAGCAGGGTCCTTTGTTATATGATAAATTTTCATATTATATTCTCAACCCTAACCTTATCTTGCTTATGATTTTTGGCAATTTTAACAAGGTAGTACTTCCATCCTCTCCTGTAATATTGAGTACAGTACAAGGGATTAGCTATCCCTCACAAAACATGATTTTACCAAAGGTGACATGTTTTCTGAATCCCCTTTAATTTTCACATTACTTTAGAAGCTTCAGTATCAATGCAATTGCTTTTCTCTAGCAGGTTCTTTGCCACATGATAAGAGTTCCTACTTTAGTCTCAACCCTAGCCTTGTCTTGCTTATGATTTTTAGCATTTTGACAATTAGGTAGTATTGACATTCTCTCTTGTAATCTCTCTATTTCCTTGCAGGACTTGCCACAAAACTTTCCAACAACAGTAAACATCAATTTTCCTGAATGGATTAGCATATTTTCTAGTTTCTAAAGATGCTACAAACTGGTGAATTCTTATCAGTTTCAATGGAGAATGGGGATCTATTTAATTCGTTATCTGGGTCAATAATGATTACAAGAAGGCTAGACTGCATATGTACTATCCCACTAACATTAAATTAATAAATTGATTTACTAGTTAGCTAAcctgatcataatttttacaaaATTTGGAGAAGGTCATACAATTTGCATGATGTCAATGTTGAAAACATTTTTGTTGTTGGTTTAAAAATTTGAGTTTGATGGTCATGCTTGGTGGTTCAGAATGGCAGAAGCAAAGGAAAGAAATTTGGCACCAATGTTGCCATCGGATATGCAATCAGTTCTAAAGCGCTGTGAAACTCTTGAGAAGGAAGTGCGCTCACTCAAGCTTAACCTTTCATTCATGAATAGGTATGTAATGATGCATATCACATGTTTTACACTTTTATGGTCCTTCATTGTCAAGAACAAAACCCTCAGTTCAGCTTGTTATCTTATTCTTGAAGTTATGCTTATGTTTGCAATTGCAATAGGATCTTACTCTCTATTGATCAAGAGACTGTTGTCACAATTCCAGGAAGGATTCTGAGCAAACTAAACAAATCGAAGAGCTTCAAAAAGAGAATGAAGATCTAAAGGATGAGAAACGGCGCCTTGTTGAAGAGATCGAAAGGATTTACCCTGAAAGTGGTAGTTGGTGATACCTTGCAACTGACTCCTGCATAAATATTGTGTTCATAATGTCTAAACACAAACAAACTTAGCACACAAAAGGAGAGATCTCCCCGGAAGTTGTATACTTTACATAAATTATAGATATGTATATTCCAAGTAAACTGTTTGGATATTGGTTTCCATGGGTATAGAAAGATTACTCTGAGTCTCTTTGGAACTCTCAATGAGCTAAGATTGTTCTGTATTACTCATTACATTAACTGATATATTCTTCTTTGAGCAGTTCAAACACAAAACACTTGATAAAATCTATGCATCCAGTTTTTTAATCCCAACCCTCCTGATCGCATTGTATGTGCCAAGAATTCATCTGTCCTCATCCTGTGAACACTAGATAGGGTCTGATGTGCCTAAGTTATCTCTGAAAACTTATATACCAAAGATTTAGTATTTTACAAGAACTAGATTGACAATTTCTTGTGATTTGTTACGATTTTATTCCTTTCAAGCAAAAATTAAAATCGGCTCCCTTACACATGCATATGAATTGTGGTTAGGGATAAAAGGATgagatttaatgatgtaataatatacTTTGTCGCTATATATACATGAAGTAACAATAAATGATGAAAATCATAGTATAATTAACCAACTTTTTATTATACTCAAAGTCATAATTTCTTTTTCAATAATagcaataaattttaatattttaattttttcctgAATCAATAATAGTTAAATCTTTAGCttacattaaaatatttttagattttccTCTACATCATCTCATACCACTAATTTAATTACATGGCATATATATCCATATGATCTTTGATAATTCTTCCTCATTTTATTATGAAGTTTTTTTTTGGCCAatgattattattaatatatgTAAAGAAGAATCCACTGCCACCATGTTTCATGCCTTATCTTTGAGAAGCTCTCCATTTGCATGCAAAAGGCCATTCTACAGTGCATTCTCTTCTCAGAAGACTTCAGCACCTTATCTTTAATACTCCAACTTGATCCATAGCCACAAACAGTTGGGTGTTCTGTTCTCATCCAGATGTGATTCTTTCCATTATTCAGTTCCATACAACCACAGAGATGACCCACTAGGCTCCAAGTTGAGCTAAAAATATTCTAGGTTAGGTCAATGCCATTATAATTTGATTATGGAGTAGAACTAAACAAAATGTATAGCCAAATTTGATCTGCTTtattttttttcagatttttttaacCTGTCATTTGACATTTTATTTACTCTCACTTGGGATATAATAAGCCAATTAATAAGTCAATTATCATATCCAATCCAATTATGTCATATGTTGTGCATACAAATGGTTTTGCAAATAAAATCATTAACACTTGGATTCTATGCTAATCATTAATCTTGTATTTACATTTTCCATATCAACATTAACACTGCATTCTTAGTGAATGAATCAAATGAAGGGGGGTAAAGTGGCATACACTACTAGAATTAAAAGTATCCCCAAAATCAAGTGGACAAAATCTATAATAAAGctaattctttttttatttttgctttGGTTAAAGTAAAGAAAGTGTAGATGTTTATATAATGAATAATTgtgtatgattattaaaattatacaaagaagttaaataattaattaaagtaCAAAGTACACCTTGTAACATAATTTACATCATTTTTTAATCATAAGatactaaaaaataataaagcatttaatatatttataataaaatataaaattctcataaaaaacttatagagggaggatatagttaagttggatgcACACACAACAACATGTGGTAAGAATATACATCAAATAATGTCTCATCTTTTAGTAAAACTTTTATGGATTTaataatattgataaaaaaattaatatggcaTAGAAGAGGAAGACTTTGTGTGTAAATCTCATTCATATCATATATCTCCAGTCTATTCAAATTCTACATATTAGGTTTTTAATATGCAAATAAAACAATATATCTGTGGTTGAACTTAAAGTTGGATTTGAGCCTATATATTAATTGCTTGAGTTCTTATATGCAATgacattaattaaaaattaataatgtgAATACATGGCCGCATGCATACATACATTATGCTACACCCAATTCCCCATACGTATTTATGTACGTCACGATTCGTACGCGACGCACGGGGAGAAACAACACGAGAACGAGTCGTCCGATCTACCGCTATAAATAGCACCCGAGTCGATGTAATTTACTCACCGAGTCGGATTCCTTATCCGTGTCATCGGCAACCGACCACCCACGAGGCGAGCCCGTGCGGCTTGAAATATCTCTCTCGTTCGTCGCCACGGCGTTACATTGTACCCGGATATGTTCCCGAAATGTGATTGGATAGAACGCTGGATCTATTTGTGGGACCCTGATTATTAAATGGGTACAAGGAGGGTACCGAGACACAGGGTCGGAGAATATTGTTCATGTTGCTGAAGGATTCGTTTAGTTGAAATAATTCCTGCGGAGCAGTATATCTGCTGCCCTTGGGTATATAAACAGGAGCGTTCCTCCCGTCGATGCTAATCCCTATTTGGTCCTTAGTCCTCGGTGATTTCGTTCTGTTCGGTCTTCGCTCACGGCGCGGGGCGAGGAAGGTTCTGCTGGAAGGCGGCGAGGTATTGATCTGATCTCTGATTCGTCGGTGTTCGTGTCGTTTCGTTCTGTCGGGAATCGTTCTCGACTAGTGGATCCGTGGTGCCGGTGCTAGTGGATCGAAACCCTAGGGTTTGGATCTGGTTCTCGGTTTGATGGTTGATTTGCGGATTCGAAACCCTCGGTTGCGTTTGATGGATTGTTAGATTTTCAATTTGTCGGTGAATTTTGTGGATACGAGGGATTGTCGTGATGTAAGGGGTATGGTCGTTTGACCTAGGGTTCTTGAGCCATTATCTGTTGTAGCTTTGATGATACCTGTGCTAGATCTTGGATTTAGAGGTGATTAGTGATTGTTTTGATGAGAGGCTTGAGATGTTTGTTGATTATTTAGGTTGTTAAGAATGAGCGTTAAGTTTGATAGTGAATTTGTTGGTTATGGTGTGTTGATGGTTAATTTGTGGATTCGAAACCACGGATTGTGTTTGATATGGTGTTAGGGTTCCATTTTTCGGTGAATTTAGTGGATACGAGGGATCATCGTGATACAAGGGGTTTGATTTAGGGTTTTTGAGCCATTATATGTTGTTGCTCCGATAGTGCCTTGCTAGATCTTGGATTTAGATGTGATTAGTGATTGCTTGATGATTAGACTACTACTGAGATGTTTGCTGACTCTTTCGGCTGTAAAGGATGAGCGTCGAGTTTGATGGAAGCATGTGTTGATAACTTGGCTCGTGGTTTATAAGCATAAGAATGTACTATTTGATCAACTTTTTTTTGCTGTAGTTTTTTCCATTCAAGTGTTTTTGTGAATCTGCAGGCATAGAATTATATAAGGCTGTTGCTATTGAAAATAAATTATGCACATGTCCTTGATATATTGTT is a window from the Musa acuminata AAA Group cultivar baxijiao chromosome BXJ2-1, Cavendish_Baxijiao_AAA, whole genome shotgun sequence genome containing:
- the LOC103984893 gene encoding protein CYCLOPS isoform X4, with translation MEMEGRGYSDLLRNSSEEMILKSLMENPIGSSAPTMEMPGFRNTPQTFRGDSEELFNSWLMNGEIPGFSSPNGVHCPWQLSRKMSTEITAFANQQNGTVQRQNTEDKSFNVLDDQSSDVECSIRRTAEKSMQASNLLLAKAWFHSSQPMTRSRSSELRRRYAAMQNSQMQAIAEAQNNIIVAGIEKGRQQLTSDLCNISMGETASQLQTFMSPSNSATSPFDAPLATVDMVSSVVSMLKDALETKKLGRQVDGETLEGSSYGLLNVQPEGNRICNQDATDQVLWPPNTFDFVSSIHEQNSRNSKFEKPLELNMDGFVPPANQFRTATISQEPSQSGSSTAVPTLSTGFEVCDDLSNSTQTISVCESSKKHTGNGNLNHKTRENREKMLQSNFKDDRKKGNPVLMGSVSSGVLEKCYAEDKGDSTKKRRVERSRKTCHKTFQQQMAEAKERNLAPMLPSDMQSVLKRCETLEKEVRSLKLNLSFMNRILLSIDQETVVTIPGRILSKLNKSKSFKKRMKI
- the LOC103984893 gene encoding protein CYCLOPS isoform X2, with the protein product MEMEGRGYSDLLRNSSEEMILKSLMENPIGSSAPTMEMPGFRNTPQTFRGDSEELFNSWLMNGEIPGFSSPNGVHCPWQLSRKMSTEITAFANQQNGTVQRQNTEDKSFNVLDDQSSDVECSIRRTAEKSMQASNLLLAKAWFHSSQPMTRSRSSELRRRYAAMQNSQMQAIAEAQNNIIVAGIEKGRQQLTSDLCNISMGETASQLQTFMSPSNSATSPFDAPLATVDMVSSVVSMLKDALETKKLGRQVDGETLEGSSYGLLNVQPEGNRICNQDATDQVLWPPNTFDFVSSIHEQNSRNSKFEKPLELNMDGFVPPANQFRTATISQEPSQSGSSTAVPTLSTGFEVCDDLSNSTQTISVCESSKKHTGNGNLNHKTRENREKMLQSNFKDDRKKGNPVLMGSVSSGVLEDKGDSTKKRRVERSRKTCHKTFQQQMAEAKERNLAPMLPSDMQSVLKRCETLEKEVRSLKLNLSFMNRKDSEQTKQIEELQKENEDLKDEKRRLVEEIERIYPESGSW
- the LOC103984893 gene encoding protein CYCLOPS isoform X3 — encoded protein: MEMEGRGYSDLLRNSSEEMILKSLMENPIGSSAPTMEMPGFRNTPQTFRGDSEELFNSWLMNGEIPGFSSPNGVHCPWQLSRKMSTEITAFANQQNGTVQRQNTEDKSFNVLDDQSSDVECSIRRTAEKSMQASNLLLAKAWFHSSQPMTRSRSSELRRRYAAMQNSQMQAIAEAQNNIIVAGIEKGRQQLTSDLCNISMGETASQLQTFMSPSNSATSPFDAPLATVDMVSSVVSMLKDALETKKLGRQVDGETLEGSSYGLLNVQPEGNRICNQDATDQVLWPPNTFDFVSSIHEQNSRNSKFEKPLELNMDGFVPPANQFRTATISQEPSQSGSSTAVPTLSTGFEVCDDLSNSTQTISVCESSKKHTGNGNLNHKTRENREKMLQSNFKDDRKKGNPVLMGSVSSGVLDKGDSTKKRRVERSRKTCHKTFQQQMAEAKERNLAPMLPSDMQSVLKRCETLEKEVRSLKLNLSFMNRKDSEQTKQIEELQKENEDLKDEKRRLVEEIERIYPESGSW
- the LOC103984893 gene encoding protein CYCLOPS isoform X5; translation: MEMEGRGYSDLLRNSSEEMILKSLMENPIGSSAPTMEMPGFRNTPQTFRGDSEELFNSWLMNGEIPGFSSPNGVHCPWQLSRKMSTEITAFANQQNGTVQRQNTEDKSFNVLDDQSSDVECSIRRTAEKSMQASNLLLAKAWFHSSQPMTRSRSSELRRRYAAMQNSQMQAIAEAQNNIIVAGIEKGRQQLTSDLCNISMGETASQLQTFMSPSNSATSPFDAPLATVDMVSSVVSMLKDALETKKLGRQVDGETLEGSSYGLLNVQPEGNRICNQDATDQVLWPPNTFDFVSSIHEQNSRNSKFEKPLELNMDGFVPPANQFRTATISQEPSQSGSSTAVPTLSTGFEVCDDLSNSTQTISVCESSKKHTGNGNLNHKTRENREKMLQSNFKDDRKKGNPVLMGSVSSGVLEKCYAEDKGDSTKKRRVERSRKMAEAKERNLAPMLPSDMQSVLKRCETLEKEVRSLKLNLSFMNRKDSEQTKQIEELQKENEDLKDEKRRLVEEIERIYPESGSW
- the LOC103984893 gene encoding protein CYCLOPS isoform X6; the encoded protein is MEMEGRGYSDLLRNSSEEMILKSLMENPIGSSAPTMEMPGFRNTPQTFRGDSEELFNSWLMNGEIPGFSSPNGVHCPWQLSRKMSTEITAFANQQNGTVQRQNTEDKSFNVLDDQSSDVECSIRRTAEKSMQASNLLLAKAWFHSSQPMTRSRSSELRRRYAAMQNSQMQAIAEAQNNIIVAGIEKGRQQLTSDLCNISMGETASQLQTFMSPSNSATSPFDAPLATVDMVSSVVSMLKDALETKKLGRQVDGETLEGSSYGLLNVQPEGNRICNQDATDQVLWPPNTFDFVSSIHEQNSRNSKFEKPLELNMDGFVPPANQFRTATISQEPSQSGSSTAVPTLSTGFEVCDDLSNSTQTISVCESSKKHTGNGNLNHKTRENREKMLQSNFKDDRKKGNPVLMGSVSSGVLEDKGDSTKKRRVERSRKMAEAKERNLAPMLPSDMQSVLKRCETLEKEVRSLKLNLSFMNRKDSEQTKQIEELQKENEDLKDEKRRLVEEIERIYPESGSW
- the LOC103984893 gene encoding protein CYCLOPS isoform X1 codes for the protein MEMEGRGYSDLLRNSSEEMILKSLMENPIGSSAPTMEMPGFRNTPQTFRGDSEELFNSWLMNGEIPGFSSPNGVHCPWQLSRKMSTEITAFANQQNGTVQRQNTEDKSFNVLDDQSSDVECSIRRTAEKSMQASNLLLAKAWFHSSQPMTRSRSSELRRRYAAMQNSQMQAIAEAQNNIIVAGIEKGRQQLTSDLCNISMGETASQLQTFMSPSNSATSPFDAPLATVDMVSSVVSMLKDALETKKLGRQVDGETLEGSSYGLLNVQPEGNRICNQDATDQVLWPPNTFDFVSSIHEQNSRNSKFEKPLELNMDGFVPPANQFRTATISQEPSQSGSSTAVPTLSTGFEVCDDLSNSTQTISVCESSKKHTGNGNLNHKTRENREKMLQSNFKDDRKKGNPVLMGSVSSGVLEKCYAEDKGDSTKKRRVERSRKTCHKTFQQQMAEAKERNLAPMLPSDMQSVLKRCETLEKEVRSLKLNLSFMNRKDSEQTKQIEELQKENEDLKDEKRRLVEEIERIYPESGSW